TTTTTGTGAACACGTGTGTGAAGAGGTATTTCTCTTAAGTAACCTCTTAAGTACTTTTGGTTTGCTCACATGAACAGAAAAGAATTCAGGTACTAACTAGCGTCAGTTGAAGGTTTACATAGTGTTCAGCCCCAGACTACCTTAGAAGAACAAAAGCTGGCTCCATTAGCTGTGCAGTAGAGGAAGCACTATCTTGTGATATCACTCAGCAAGAGTGACACTTACAGCCTTGTACAGCTATGCTAAACGTATTAAACCCTAATTTGACTCTACTGAGCTTCATAGAGGTTCCAAGCCTCGAGTTCATTTGGGTTCACTTGGCACAGCCACGTGCCCTTACTTGCCCTAGCATGTCACAGTACTGGTCACTTCCTAGCTTCTTTATCACTAACAgatactcttttttttaaaaaaaagttacactttCTATTTCGGTCACTTTACTTCCTCCCTTTTAGCAggttttccaaaaatatttcattCAATCACTATGATAAGACTGTAACCCATGCTGATGCtaatacattaaaaacacaatataatacatatatatgcatacatgaTTAAATGAGTGTATACTATTTAGGTATAATAGGTATAGTAAAAATCATACCCATCCTCCCTGTTCCTGGATCCAATTTTGTAAGTGACGGTTTAGGTACTCTGTCATCCAACCCACAATGGAGTCCACCAGAGGAGACATTTCGCGGTTAACACTCTCCACGCACATGACCCCACCAAACTCGAAAAAAGCAACAATCCTTCCCCAGTTTACCCCATCATGAAAGAGCTCCTCCACCACTGTTGCAAAGCGCACCCTAACTGTGGATGGGGTTAAATGGAGGAGCCCTGAGATCTGTCTGAAATCTTGCTGATATAGGCGAGAGAACTCATCTCCAGCTCGACTCAAGGTCTGTAGCACTGCCGAAGGGACTGGCTGCATAACAGCTTCATCACCACCATCAGCATCATTATTATCACCATCTGCAGCACGACTGGCATCTGGATTAACATTAAGATCTCTTGGTTCGACATTCAATTCAGCTAAGGGTGAAACAGCAGATGCAGACCTCCTGGGAACAGCAGGTGCATTGCCCACAAAGGTTATTGGAGTATTACTTGGGGTTTCCTCATCTGAGGAAGCAGCAGATGCGAGTGAAGACTGAGGTGGTCCACGTGAATCTGCGGAAGCAGCAGGCATTTCTCCATCATCAGAATAATTACTAATAGCAGCAGAAGCTTGAGGGTGCTCAGCAGAGACCTGCTGCCTTCCCTCTTCCCATGCATACCCCTTCTGAGATAGTTTATAATGGATATATTTTACCACTATGTCCCGGTGATCATAGCCTCCTCTCCTGGGATGAGCCATATTTGTCCACTGTCTGCTGGCAGGGAATTggtgaaaaaaagaataattcaATTATGAACCAAAATACTTCACCCAGATCTCAAAAAAGCTACTGTAGCTCTTATACTTTAGTTGCTGTAAGCGGAAGGTCCTGCTGAAGCTCTTTCATTCTTTAGCTGTATAAATTCCTCCCCCTCCTCCTACTTGTGGAGCTCTGTACCTTTATTGAAATTTCCCTCCTAAAGGTGTTTTCATTGTTAGCTGCTCTTTTTCAAGGGAGATTCCCTACTTGATCCTGAAACAAAAAACACATCAGCTTTAGAGTGGTGTGTGGGGTTTCCGTGTGACGTTTAGTAATGTGCATGAATCTACACCGTGAACTGATGCACAGGcataatacatgtatatacatacattagtACGACAGCATTATGAACCCACTGTACTGCAGAAGCACTTGTATCTaatgaatgtgtgtgtatattgaatTATAAAATACTGCACAGAAAATAAGATCTATTTTCCCTCAGGCTGTGTATATGTTGACACATACACATAACTTCTATATATGTAAGCAGGGAATAAGTAAGCAAGATACTCACTTGCTCTGCTGTTGGGTTTCCCTGTTCATCTGAATCCATGAAATAAATTCCAGATATGCTGGGGTTATATTGACTTGAATCCTCAGGGGGAATTAAATGCATCAATGAAACAGTCCAAACATCACATAAGCATCTTTGTTTAGGAAATGCTTCAGAGGCCACCCAGGCAACCCAGAAGCGCCAGTGAAatccaaaatgcagtttttttcccaCCTCTGATTCGTGATCCTGCTACAGTGTGTTCACTCCCATTAATTCAGCCTCTCACACCCCACACATATGCTGCTCAGAGACGGCAAAAAGTACTAATCCCTTTCATCTAATCCAGCACAGGAATAATCTCTGGACGATAAATGAAATCCTAGTAGATTTTTTAAACAAAGGACAATGTAGCAGAGGaggtgtctgtgtgtatgtgtgttatttAGTTTCTTTTTATTGTCCTTGTTGCCTTCTTCATCTTGCCTCCGTGTAGCACACAGCGTGGCTGGCTGGTGGTGGGACACTGCTTGGCCGCTGTGCTGTGTCCTCCTGTGCTAGGACAGCACTGAAATCCTTGCACTTCTGGGTTGGctcaaatgatttccttctttagTCTGTTCAGTGCGCATGCCATTTAGTGTAGATGAGGACTGCCCTCTGCAGGTGGTTTCTCCCTACTGTGCAGTCACATTCAAGCAAATTTTCTAATATGCATTATTTAATAATTGCTTTTTCTGAttcttcattaaaggggatgtaaagacaaaaaaataaaactccatttttactttctttaatgaaaaagaaatctatctccaatatacagtaccttaattaaaaaatgtttaccgtttttataagaaacctgactgtatgcagtgaaattccccctacGTTTTACTTCCTCTGACAGCTAAgaaaggaaacttcagatggtccctaactgctctgcagagaaaaaatcatactttcaaacagcagaggGGAGCCCCCACCtgaccttgagcagctttgtttgtttccctattaagcagtggcgactgtgtagagatttgtatccacagatcCAGTGCAGTttactttctgatttttttcttgctgtatcagcttctatggcagctattatttgaattgtgctgttttgataatttatgacaatccctaatcttaacttcccaactgaagcccagaccacactgagcgtgTGCATAGTCCTGTtcttgcaaagatgcttaacatagttacaagatgacagccccctgtagccaactttgaaaacataaagcatttgtttaatttggcttctggtgcaataagttcatgtttatgtttagtatacaaaatatagcatttctagcattattctgttttagactttagttcccctttaacaatatgaTTGTACTGAAagaaaactttttctctgtattttgaAAACAGGTTGCCCTGTGACTAAAAATACAAGAAAAGTATTCAACAGgggatttttattggattttcctgcagctaaaacatgtttttcaacaaTTAGATTTGAATATGAGTCAAGAGTGATGGTTTTCATTTGAGAATGCTAATAATCCCAAAACAAGGGGAAATATTAACTCCCTGACAATTTTGCATAGTGATGAGTTAAgcctttttgcaatttattttatttatacaggatataggatctgttatccagaaacccattgtccaaattaagggaaggtcatctcctatagactccattttaataaaataatttgaaatttgaaaaacggATTACCCTTTATCTGTGGtgataaaatggtaccttgtatttgatcacatgtgatatcattaatccttattggaagcaaaaaaatcctattaagtttaaagggatactgtcatgggaaaacatgtttttttcgaaatgctccaacagacttctgcataaaaatctgtttttcaaaagagcaaacagattatttttatatttaattttaaaatttgacatggaaactgacatattgtcagtttcccaggtgcccccagtcacatgacttgtgtcCTGAAAAACttgtaaattggagtgatatcatcaacccagcagcctatcagcaaaacaatgggaaggtgaccagataatagctccctggtagatataagaacagtaaTCAGTAGTAAaattccaagtcccactgagaccttcagttacattgagtaggagaaacaatagcctgcctgtaaggagttccattctgaagtgctggctctttgaccaggcaaaatagcctgagatggctgcctacacaccacactaaaaaaatacactttttaatattttttttaggaattaattttacatggtaaagtgaattattttcagtgtaaacagtgtgatttataaataaaaactacaccataaaagccatgacagaatccctttcattcatgctttaatgcttttttttagtagacatagggggcatagggcaggcagagtatggcacatacagggagcatatggaagacagaatagagcaggagacagggaaccTTATCAGGACCATTCAAAgataaacagttcatactgtgctacatacagtgacaaaatGTTGGTGCCCCTCTGAGGTATGaatagtacagggctttagggttgtgaaaaatagaggtgttacaggtgtgaacaatgcaggggggtttACAGGTGTGATCAATGCAGGagattactgtctgaatttgaggtgtaaacaatgtagGGACCAGTTAatttcagtactgataccttCTAAATCTTACATAAaggaagcagtcacagcaggcagactttcatgtgggggccacacaagggggggggatGCAGCCCACGGGcccccagttggacagccctgatctacatcatactaaaagtaaatttaaaggtaaataaccATTGTTACTAGCATGCTAGTGCAGctcatttatacagtatttatatatagtataattttAGGTGCTTTAtaaggcttatttactaatatagatattattattattattatttttattattaacatgtatttttagagcaccaacatattgtgcagtgctaCTACATTTTACCAGTGCTATTAGTCATAGCAAcctctatatttgtttttattttctaacagGCTGATCAAAACACCTTAGTTCTTTTTGGTAACTGCATTCGTTCAAGTTAGCTGCTCGTGTCCCTCTTCCTCTTGTCTCCTTTCAGTGTTAGAGGATTTGACATTGAGCATGCATACACAGGAAACCaacaaaaaaagcacatttgCATTCTGTACATAAAACTGGGCAGCTTGTTAGCGCCCCTTGCCTGAAATGACATTGGATAATCTGAAGTCTGCAGCTTAATGTATTGAACTGCCTTTTAGTTTCCAtctcatattttaaaacaatctTTCTAAGTGGCATGTTCTCTATTACAGTTTCTTTCCTTGTGGGTATGATCTGAATTCCTAATAGGTATTTGCATGCTTTTATTAAGTTATCAGTGGCTAGGGGGCTAGGTGCAAATTTAGAACaattaaagcattaaaaaatccattctgaAACACAATTTCTCAGTGGTCACTGATAATGCTATCtttttgtaatgtataaaggcattGGGGTTCTATTCAGAAATATTTTCACAATCCCCCTGGAAGTGGGGACATGAGTCCGTATGTACTACAACAAATAAGCACAGGGTTAGGTTTGTGGCTAAAAAAAGGTTAGATCCAAATTAGCAATTACCACTAACTTAATGAGATACAGAAAGAGTTATAGTCAGATTTGTGGTAAATAAATGTAACCTATAATAAGTACAGGAATAATAAAGTACAAAACTATACTATACTTGTATATGCAAACTCCCAATGGATGGGTCTTTGGACATAAACACTGAATTACAGTTAGAGCCCTACACTACATAATATACCCTTATggacgatatatatatatatatatatatatatatatatatatatatatatatatatatatatatatatatatatatataaaagaatgttggaaaaaccgcacacataggacatagatgcaaaaaacaaaagtctTTCACGACGTTTCAGCTctgatactagagccttcctcaggtgaaatACACAGTGCAAATAACAATatctatttaaacataaaatggcgccaaacatcagcttgtgacgtcatcagagcCTGGGTGTGTCACTAATTAGTGGTGCATAAATCAGTAACACTAAGTAGCCGCTATTCCTATGCAGGTGAGTATCCCAAGTGTATGTGCAACATACTATGCGGCAGTGAGGGTGCTGTATATGCTAAAGCCGTGCTGTGATGTGACCCATATGCTGGTGCTGTTTTAAAATCAAATCGCCACTTACCCAGGAGGACCGCCGGTAGCAGCGGGAGAGGAGCGCTCATCATGTCGCCTCTGTAGACAGGAGGCGTGTTCCATAGGGAGATACTGAAAACCCTTTACCTGTCCTTCCAATGCGCAACTTAGATCAGGCGTCAGCTCTCTGCCGGTGTATACCGGTCTCCCCGTCCATGCCATTAGTAGGCCCCGCCACAGGGCCGTGAGTGTTAAAGCCATGGGGTTTACTTTGTAAATGTATACCCACGTATACTTTCAGCGCCCAGGTGCCAGAGACGGAGTGTGGCCAAACACCCACCCCACTCGCACTTATTTGCGCTTTCCCATATGCCATCTAGTAGACCAATTTATGCCCCCATGGCTCCACCTTTTGAACCGCTCGTATTCATTGGAAGCAGGGGAGGGAGCTAGcgcctgtatatacatatattgattTGCTAGAAGTTTATTCGGGGTATGCAGTATCTGGATAGCGTCTTCCCTGTCAGAGGCCTTCCTGCCAAATCTGCTATTTATTCGGTACCTCCAGGTAATCCGGGCCTATGCACACGGTGACATAGGCCCTTGTAGGCAGTGTGATGTAatactgtgaaaataaaaacaaaagcaaccATATGTTAGCAGCCCATTTGAACATTCGCAACATATTATCAAGAGATAGTGCCCTTAAGGCACACAGTGTCTAATGGATACATGATAACCATATTGTCCTCTTATAGCAAAATGTTaatctttttaaagaaacaatttcTGTGTGAATACATTGTGTCACTTTCTATGAAGTGGTATGTTGTAGCCACACAAGGGCACTATCTCTTGATAATATGTTGCTAGCTCCCTCCCCTGCTTCCAATCAGAGCCGAAATGTCgtaataaacttttctttttttgcatctacacaagtcctgtgtgtgcggtttttccaaCATTCTTTTGTACACATAAtccttaacctgcacccaggcagtcggCCTTTATTGTATGAGTGCTCCAGCCTgaggaggaatatatatatatatatatatactgtatgtatatatatatatatattaaacatagaCGATAACTTGTGCCTATGAATGTGGAAGAGtattgtactgggagtcagagagaatcTCTGAACACACGCTCTGAAGTTATTTGAACAAACTGTGTATTTGACTGCAACACAAAAAGAGCGACTGTTTGTGACTGCAGCAAGGGATTTTCCTGtgtactgtaacactgcaaaccagTGAGGTTTTCCTTATTATTGACTGTTATAGCACGGAACTTGTGCCTGCTTAAGTTGTccagtttgaacaataaaaccccaggcaggagcctgctttatttttgttgcaaacctaagcctcctgtctcctctgtaagaactgttttacctgagccctacacgccgctttgagctattcccaacaatatatatatatatatatatctccaacgtttcggtcctcgttggataccttgataaaggccccaacgaaggccgaaacgttggatacacgagtgatgttaaaatgtttaaaatgtttggtGTGCGGGTCCATCTTGAAGACTATATGCAACAATTGACCGAGCATCCACAAGCGGATTAACAAGTAAGAGTGCAGGTACCTCcacaagcattatatatatatatatatatatatatatatatatatataaggtaatTTAAGGACCAACTataaaaagactataaaaaaacatacaaagttaAGTGAATGTTATGATGAGATTCACGTGAGGGCAAGTTATATCTCAGTAAATTAGATAAGGAATGGATGGAAGGATGTGGTTTTTCGATATTGAATAATGAACACCAGGGCAAATCGCAAATCATATCCTGTGTATAGTGAGTATTAGTAGGGCtaaacaaaatgtaatgtataggtTTTTCACAGCAGGGATGTAAGGTTTTCAGTCCCCAGTTAAGGGGAGTACAGCTCCCAGCCCTTTGCAAGCCTGTTACAAGTTCTAGTGCATGAATAATGCTGGGCTATCATAATAAAACTAAGTTCCCAGCATTCCAGGATGTTAAAAGTAGTATtggctacatacagtatgtgggacCATGATTCTGGCATTTTTGTTTTACAGGATGGAGACTTAT
This is a stretch of genomic DNA from Xenopus laevis strain J_2021 chromosome 6S, Xenopus_laevis_v10.1, whole genome shotgun sequence. It encodes these proteins:
- the bcl2.S gene encoding B-cell CLL/lymphoma 2 S homeolog (The RefSeq protein has 1 substitution, 3 frameshifts compared to this genomic sequence), with translation MAHPRRGGYDHRDIVVKYIHYKLSQKGYAWEEGRQQVSAEHPQASAAISNYSDDGEMPAASADSRGPPQSSLASAASSDEETPSNTPITFVGNAPAVPRRSASAVSPLAELNVEPRDLNVNPDASRAADGDNNDADGGDEAVMQPVPSAVLQTLSRAGDEFSRLYQQDFRQISGLLHLTPSTVRVRFATVVEELFHDGVNWGRIVAFFEFGGVMCVEIVNREMSPLVDSIVGWMTEYLNRHLQNWIQEQDAFVELYNSNIQPPFDQSWLSIKTILSLAVVGACITIGGISLATK
- the bcl2.S gene encoding B-cell CLL/lymphoma 2 S homeolog isoform X1, coding for MAHPRRGGYDHRDIVVKYIHYKLSQKGYAWEEGRQQVSAEHPQASAAISNYSDDGEMPAASADSRGPPQSSLASAASSDEETPSNTPITFVGNAPAVPRRSASAVSPLAELNVEPRDLNVNPDASRAADGDNNDADGGDEAVMQPVPSAVLQTLSRAGDEFSRLYQQDFRQISGLLHLTPSTVRVRFATVVEELFHDGVNWGRIVAFFEFGGVMCVESVNREMSPLVDSIVGWMTEYLNRHLQNWIQEQGGWDAFVELYNSNIQPPFDQSWLSIKTILSLAVVGACITIGAYLGHK